A stretch of the Tannerella serpentiformis genome encodes the following:
- a CDS encoding WG repeat-containing protein, with the protein MNKNILVYTLLLYACCMALLSCSNKKAAIFKNEQGQYQYEVGSKTYLLPYHYTGGDGVFVDGQAVAVLDGKWGLIDEQGNTVHPFVYDWISEKGEAGFADQYLVKVGHVDPERKFYLSGGQTGIINERGEVVLPPSYVAIYPAVTFGLMMVNDGTSIDLANDSVHFDGLYGYINKTGQIVIPCEYEEASPAFDEDGTVWVRKSGRWGKIDTLGRVKEPFVHDHIEH; encoded by the coding sequence ATGAACAAAAACATTCTTGTATACACCCTCCTGCTCTACGCATGCTGCATGGCGCTTCTTTCTTGCTCGAACAAGAAGGCGGCCATTTTCAAGAATGAGCAAGGGCAATATCAATATGAGGTAGGGAGTAAGACCTATCTGCTCCCCTACCATTACACCGGCGGAGATGGCGTCTTTGTCGACGGGCAGGCTGTTGCTGTGCTCGATGGCAAGTGGGGCCTTATAGACGAGCAAGGGAATACGGTGCATCCCTTCGTCTATGATTGGATCTCCGAAAAAGGAGAGGCCGGATTTGCCGATCAATATCTGGTAAAGGTTGGGCACGTCGATCCAGAGCGAAAGTTCTATCTCTCTGGTGGGCAGACCGGGATTATCAATGAACGTGGGGAGGTTGTCCTGCCGCCTTCCTATGTCGCGATCTATCCTGCGGTCACCTTCGGCTTAATGATGGTCAACGACGGCACAAGCATCGACCTTGCCAATGACTCCGTCCACTTTGACGGTTTATACGGCTACATAAACAAGACGGGGCAGATCGTCATTCCTTGCGAATATGAGGAAGCCTCCCCGGCCTTTGATGAAGACGGTACGGTGTGGGTGCGAAAGTCCGGCCGTTGGGGAAAGATCGACACGCTGGGCCGTGTGAAGGAGCCGTTTGTGCATGATCATATAGAGCACTGA